Proteins from a genomic interval of Zingiber officinale cultivar Zhangliang chromosome 2A, Zo_v1.1, whole genome shotgun sequence:
- the LOC122040327 gene encoding iron-sulfur cluster assembly protein 1-like gives MLRTTVTQLLGFRLGRRAPVSAAAAEREYHYRVLDDFFGRLGPVSVAAAERYRERVLDDLFGRRAPVSTAADEFFWDGVGSFDKNDPSVGTGIFRHKMIKMTKLQIKVDDATGKIVDACHETVGCRIELESSSVVTEWAKGKNLEEVTSIKTREISKYLFPPLAKLHPLLLQLATIKSPEDLDSLKDAEKVIRDPVIAIKIAVEDYKTKKANRC, from the exons ATGTTGAGGACGACGGTAACGCAATTACTCGGGTTCAGATTAGGGCGACGGGCTCCGGTGTCGGCGGCGGCGGCCGAGCGAGAGTACCACTATAGGGTGTTGGACGACTTCTTCGGGCGACTGGGTCCGGTGTCGGTGGCGGCGGCCGAGCGATACCGCGAGAGGGTGTTGGACGACTTGTTCGGGCGACGGGCTCCGGTGTCGACGGCGGCGGACGAATTCTTCTGGGATGGAGTCGGATCGTTTGACAAGAACGATCCGTCGGTTGGTACTGGGATCTTCCGACACAAGATGATAAAGATGACGAAGCTCCAGATCAAGGTTGACGATGCCACCGGAAagatcgtggacgcctgccacgAGACCGTTGGTTGTCGCATCGAACTTGAATCATCTTCTGTCG TTACAGAATGGGCGAAGGGGAAAAATCTAGAGGAAGTGACGTCCATCAAAACCAG AGAAATTTCCAAGTATCTTTTTCCTCCCCTAGCGAAGCTCCACCCCCTCTTGTTGCAGTTGGCCACAATTAAAAGTCCAGAGGACTTGGACTCTTTGAAAGATGCAGAGAAGGTAATCAGAGATCCAGTGATCGCTATCAAAATTGCTGTCGAAGACTACAAAACAAAGAAAGCCAACCGCTGCTGA